The Desulfuromonas versatilis genome has a segment encoding these proteins:
- the pyrF gene encoding orotidine-5'-phosphate decarboxylase has protein sequence MKSQARERLIFALDVDNFEAAEKWVKQLREQVGVFKVGKQLFTRCGPEVVHMVQAEGAQVFLDLKYHDIPNTVAMAGLEAARMGVRMFNVHALGGAEMMARTVAEIDKLYPRGDERRPLLLAVTILTSSTEQTLREVGIERPMAEMVPRLARLAKDAGMDGVVASPKEVPLIREACGADFAIVTPGVRPAFAAMDDQKRVTTPAEAIASGADYLVIGRPISAAADPVAAADLILEEMAGALARG, from the coding sequence ATGAAGAGCCAGGCCAGGGAGCGTTTGATCTTCGCTCTGGATGTTGACAATTTCGAAGCCGCAGAGAAGTGGGTCAAGCAGCTCCGCGAGCAGGTGGGGGTGTTCAAGGTCGGCAAGCAGCTGTTCACCCGCTGCGGGCCCGAGGTGGTGCACATGGTGCAGGCCGAAGGGGCTCAGGTGTTTCTCGATCTCAAATATCACGACATCCCCAATACGGTCGCCATGGCCGGGCTCGAGGCGGCCCGCATGGGGGTGAGAATGTTCAACGTTCACGCCTTGGGCGGGGCCGAGATGATGGCCCGCACCGTGGCGGAGATCGACAAGCTCTACCCCCGGGGGGATGAGCGGCGGCCGCTGCTGCTGGCGGTCACCATCCTTACCTCCTCAACAGAGCAGACCCTGCGCGAGGTGGGGATCGAGCGGCCGATGGCCGAGATGGTTCCCAGGCTGGCGCGGCTGGCCAAAGATGCCGGGATGGATGGGGTGGTTGCCTCGCCCAAGGAGGTGCCGCTGATCCGCGAGGCCTGCGGCGCCGATTTCGCCATCGTCACCCCCGGGGTGCGTCCGGCCTTTGCTGCCATGGACGACCAGAAGCGGGTGACCACCCCCGCCGAGGCCATTGCTTCCGGGGCCGATTATCTGGTTATCGGCCGGCCGATCTCTGCGGCCGCCGACCCGGTGGCTGCCGCGGACCTGATCCTCGAGGAGATGGCCGGGGCCCTCGCCCGCGGCTGA
- the rlmB gene encoding 23S rRNA (guanosine(2251)-2'-O)-methyltransferase RlmB produces the protein MADLIYGVNPVREGLQGRRRKPLEVLLAQGLRGPRIEQLLGEAEAAGIPVREVPRRELDRLAGHSHHQGVMLRLEPFAYADLDELLAGWKRSGRPGFFLVLDGITDPHNFGALLRCADAAGCHGVIVARDRSCPVTGVVEKSSAGALEHIPLAQVTNLSRALEVLQEAGLWIYGLAGEAAAEPLYGSDLGGDLALVVGAEGSGLRPNVRRHCDHLLAIPMHGGVGSLNASVAAGVALFEVVRQREASPT, from the coding sequence ATGGCCGATCTGATCTATGGGGTCAACCCGGTGCGCGAAGGGCTGCAGGGACGGCGCCGCAAGCCGCTTGAGGTGCTGCTTGCCCAGGGCCTGCGCGGCCCGCGCATCGAACAGCTGCTTGGCGAGGCCGAGGCGGCGGGGATCCCTGTGCGCGAAGTGCCCCGCCGCGAGCTGGACCGCCTGGCCGGCCACTCGCACCACCAGGGGGTGATGCTGCGGCTCGAGCCCTTTGCCTACGCCGATCTCGACGAGCTGCTGGCCGGCTGGAAACGCAGCGGTCGTCCGGGATTCTTCCTGGTGCTGGATGGTATCACCGATCCGCATAATTTCGGCGCCCTGCTGCGCTGCGCCGATGCCGCTGGCTGCCATGGGGTGATCGTCGCCCGCGACCGCTCCTGTCCGGTGACGGGGGTGGTGGAGAAATCCTCCGCCGGGGCCCTGGAGCACATCCCCCTGGCCCAGGTGACCAACCTGTCCCGCGCCCTCGAGGTGTTGCAGGAGGCTGGACTTTGGATCTACGGCTTGGCCGGCGAGGCAGCGGCTGAGCCCCTTTACGGCTCCGACCTGGGGGGCGACCTGGCCCTGGTGGTCGGTGCCGAGGGGAGCGGCTTGCGGCCCAATGTCCGCCGGCACTGCGATCACCTGCTGGCCATCCCCATGCACGGCGGGGTCGGCTCGCTCAATGCTTCGGTCGCTGCCGGCGTTGCTCTGTTCGAGGTTGTGCGCCAAAGGGAGGCGTCCCCGACATGA
- the tuf gene encoding elongation factor Tu: MSKAKFERTKPHVNIGTIGHVDHGKTTLTAAITRVLASRGGAEFKAFDQIDNAPEERERGITIATAHVEYQTDNRHYAHVDCPGHADYVKNMITGAAQMDGAILVCSAADGPMPQTREHILLARQVGVPAMVVFLNKADMVDDAELMELVELEVRELLSTYDFPGDEIPIIAGSALKALECGCGKEDCAACKCILELMAAVDSYIPEPERAIDRPFLMPVEDVFSISGRGTVATGRVERGVVKVGEEVEIVGMKATTKTVVTGVEMFRKLLDQGQAGDNVGVLLRGVKREDIERGQVLAKPGSITPHTKFKAEAYILTKEEGGRHTPFFKGYRPQFYFRTTDVTGIVQLPEGTEMVMPGDNIAMTVELITPIAMDKELRFAIREGGRTVGAGVVSDIIE; the protein is encoded by the coding sequence ATGTCTAAAGCCAAATTTGAAAGAACCAAGCCCCATGTCAACATCGGCACCATCGGTCACGTCGACCATGGCAAGACCACGCTGACCGCTGCCATCACCCGGGTTCTCGCATCCCGCGGCGGGGCTGAGTTCAAGGCCTTCGACCAGATCGACAACGCTCCCGAGGAGCGCGAGCGCGGCATCACCATCGCCACCGCTCACGTCGAGTATCAGACCGACAACCGGCACTACGCTCACGTTGACTGCCCCGGCCACGCCGACTACGTCAAGAATATGATCACCGGTGCTGCGCAGATGGACGGCGCCATCCTGGTCTGCTCCGCCGCCGACGGCCCCATGCCCCAGACCCGCGAGCACATCCTGCTCGCCCGTCAGGTCGGCGTGCCCGCCATGGTGGTGTTCCTGAACAAGGCCGACATGGTCGACGACGCCGAGCTGATGGAGCTGGTCGAGCTGGAAGTTCGCGAACTGCTCAGCACCTACGACTTCCCCGGCGACGAGATTCCGATCATTGCCGGCAGCGCCCTGAAGGCCCTCGAGTGCGGCTGCGGCAAGGAAGACTGCGCTGCCTGCAAGTGCATCCTCGAGCTGATGGCCGCCGTTGACAGCTACATCCCGGAGCCCGAGCGCGCCATCGACCGTCCGTTCCTGATGCCGGTCGAGGACGTGTTCTCGATTTCCGGGCGCGGCACCGTGGCCACCGGCCGCGTCGAGCGCGGTGTGGTCAAGGTCGGCGAGGAAGTCGAGATCGTCGGCATGAAGGCCACCACCAAGACCGTGGTCACCGGCGTCGAGATGTTCCGCAAGCTGCTCGATCAGGGCCAGGCCGGCGACAACGTCGGCGTGCTGCTGCGCGGCGTCAAGCGTGAGGACATCGAGCGCGGTCAGGTTCTGGCTAAGCCCGGCAGCATCACCCCGCACACCAAGTTCAAGGCCGAGGCATACATCCTGACCAAGGAAGAGGGCGGGCGCCACACTCCGTTCTTCAAAGGGTACCGCCCCCAGTTCTACTTCCGGACCACCGACGTGACCGGGATCGTCCAGCTGCCCGAGGGGACCGAGATGGTCATGCCTGGCGACAACATCGCCATGACCGTCGAGCTGATCACCCCGATCGCCATGGACAAGGAACTGCGCTTCGCCATCCGTGAAGGGGGCCGCACCGTCGGCGCCGGCGTCGTCAGCGATATTATCGAGTAA
- the rpmG gene encoding 50S ribosomal protein L33: MRDIVTLACTECKQRNYTTTKNKKNTPDKLEFSKYCRFCRKHTPHRETK, translated from the coding sequence ATGCGTGACATCGTTACTCTGGCTTGCACCGAGTGCAAGCAGCGCAACTACACCACCACGAAAAACAAGAAGAACACTCCGGACAAGCTGGAGTTCAGCAAGTACTGCCGGTTCTGTCGGAAGCACACGCCCCATCGCGAAACCAAGTAG
- the secE gene encoding preprotein translocase subunit SecE, with protein sequence MLGKTTEFLRNVKSELKKVTWPTRKDTYASTLVVIALVTAVAVFLWLVDSALSGLIRALLS encoded by the coding sequence GTGCTCGGCAAAACGACAGAGTTTCTCCGCAACGTCAAGAGCGAATTGAAGAAGGTGACCTGGCCGACCAGGAAGGATACCTATGCCTCGACGCTCGTGGTAATTGCCCTGGTTACGGCTGTCGCTGTCTTTCTCTGGCTGGTCGATTCGGCCCTCTCGGGGCTGATCCGGGCTCTGCTTAGCTAA
- the nusG gene encoding transcription termination/antitermination protein NusG, whose translation MAMRWYGVHTYSGYENKVKLNLEERIRTLGAEEMFGGVLIPSETVVELKKGERRTSTRKFFPGYILVRMELNNETWHIVKDTPKVTGFVGGGTAPPAIPDEEVAKITARMEEGVERPKPKVEFEVGETVRVIDGPFLNFTGVVEDVKPDKGKLKVMVSIFGRVTPVELEFIQVEKTS comes from the coding sequence ATGGCAATGAGATGGTATGGAGTGCACACTTACTCCGGCTATGAGAACAAGGTCAAGCTGAATCTGGAAGAGCGGATTCGGACTCTGGGTGCCGAGGAAATGTTCGGCGGGGTGCTCATCCCCTCCGAAACGGTGGTCGAACTCAAGAAGGGCGAGCGGCGGACCTCGACGAGAAAGTTCTTTCCCGGGTACATCCTGGTGCGGATGGAACTGAACAACGAGACCTGGCACATCGTCAAGGATACGCCCAAGGTGACCGGGTTCGTCGGCGGAGGCACCGCCCCGCCCGCCATCCCCGATGAGGAGGTGGCGAAGATCACCGCGCGGATGGAAGAGGGGGTCGAGCGGCCCAAGCCCAAGGTGGAGTTCGAAGTGGGCGAAACGGTGCGGGTCATCGACGGTCCGTTCCTCAACTTCACCGGTGTCGTTGAAGACGTCAAGCCCGACAAGGGGAAGCTCAAGGTCATGGTCAGTATCTTTGGCCGGGTAACCCCCGTTGAGCTCGAATTTATCCAGGTAGAAAAAACCAGTTGA
- the rplK gene encoding 50S ribosomal protein L11, whose protein sequence is MAKKVVGLIKLQIPAGKANPSPPVGPALGQHGVNIMEFCKAFNAKTQGEDGMIIPVVITVYADRSFTFITKTPPAAVLLMKAAKIPKGSGVPNKNKVGKVTKEQVREIAKLKMPDLNAFDVDAAVRTIEGTARSMGLEIE, encoded by the coding sequence ATGGCCAAGAAGGTTGTTGGTTTGATAAAGCTGCAGATTCCTGCCGGCAAGGCGAATCCCTCGCCGCCGGTTGGTCCCGCGCTCGGTCAGCACGGGGTCAATATCATGGAATTCTGCAAGGCGTTCAATGCCAAGACGCAGGGTGAGGACGGGATGATCATCCCCGTGGTGATCACCGTTTACGCCGACCGTTCCTTTACTTTCATCACCAAGACTCCGCCCGCCGCGGTGCTGCTGATGAAGGCAGCCAAGATCCCCAAGGGTTCGGGCGTGCCCAACAAGAACAAGGTGGGCAAGGTGACCAAGGAGCAGGTGCGGGAAATCGCCAAGTTGAAGATGCCCGACCTCAATGCCTTTGATGTCGACGCTGCCGTGCGCACCATTGAGGGTACGGCCCGCAGCATGGGGCTTGAAATCGAGTAA
- the rplA gene encoding 50S ribosomal protein L1, translating into MSKTGKHHKEAKAKIDRSKAYNLDEAIALVKEAAYAKFDETVDLSVRLGVDPRKADQMVRGAVVLPNGLGKAVRVLVFAKGEKAQEATAAGADYVGADDLVAKIQGGWFDFDTAIATPDMMGTVGKIGKLLGPRGLMPNPKVGTVTFEVGRAVNEAKSGKVEYRVEKAGIIHSPVGKVSFEPEKLKGNIVALMDALIKAKPSTAKGNYLKKICISSTMGPGVVIDVPEVQALVK; encoded by the coding sequence ATGTCAAAGACTGGAAAACACCATAAAGAAGCAAAGGCCAAGATCGATCGGTCCAAGGCCTACAATCTGGACGAAGCCATCGCGCTGGTCAAGGAGGCCGCCTACGCCAAGTTCGACGAAACCGTCGACCTGTCGGTGCGCCTCGGGGTCGATCCCCGCAAGGCCGACCAGATGGTGCGTGGCGCCGTTGTGCTGCCCAACGGGCTTGGCAAAGCCGTACGGGTGCTGGTTTTCGCCAAGGGCGAGAAAGCCCAGGAGGCGACTGCCGCCGGTGCCGACTACGTGGGTGCCGATGACCTGGTGGCCAAGATCCAGGGGGGCTGGTTCGATTTCGATACCGCCATCGCCACTCCCGACATGATGGGGACGGTGGGCAAGATCGGTAAACTGCTCGGCCCCCGCGGCCTGATGCCCAACCCCAAGGTCGGGACGGTAACCTTCGAGGTTGGCCGCGCCGTCAACGAGGCTAAATCGGGTAAGGTGGAATACCGCGTCGAAAAGGCCGGCATCATCCACTCGCCCGTCGGCAAGGTCTCCTTTGAGCCCGAGAAGCTCAAGGGGAATATCGTGGCGCTGATGGACGCCCTGATCAAGGCCAAGCCCTCGACCGCCAAGGGTAACTACCTGAAAAAGATCTGCATCTCCAGCACCATGGGGCCCGGCGTCGTGATCGACGTCCCCGAGGTCCAGGCTCTGGTGAAGTAG